TCAACACGATGGTGTCACGAGGACAGAGGCCTCACAAGTGGGATTAGTGCCCTGATAAGAGGCCCCATGGAGGTCCCACCCTCCCTCTACAGAGGACACTGCAAGAAGACAGCCACCGTGAACCAGCAGAGGCCTTGGGCTGGGATGCGCAGCCTCCGGACCGTGGGCGGAAAGTCCCTGTTGGTGGCGGGCCCACCTGCTGTTCTGTGAGGGCAGCCAGAACCAGCAGACGAAGACGGACCCTGCCTGTGCCCAGGGAGCCAGCCAGAACCAGCAGACGAGGACGGACCCTGCCTGTGCCCAGGGAGCCAGCCAGAACCAGCAGACAAGGACGGACCCTGCCTGTGCCCAGGGAGCCAGCCAGAACCAGCAGACGAGGGTGGACCCTGCCTGTGCCCAGGGAGCCAGCCAGAACCAGCAGACGAGGGTGGACCCTGCCTGTGCCCAGGGAGCCAGCCAGAACCAGCAGACGAGGACGGACCCTGCCTGTGCCCAGGGAGCCGCCTGACTCCCTTCGTTCGGGGGGGTCCTGTCCCCACAGCCTTGAGAGAAGACGTGTGAAGGGGACACGTCTGAGCTGCCTGCCTCACCCGGCGCTGACCAGCAGCCTGGCCGGACACACACAGCCACCTGGAGTCCCATGGCTCCGGCAAGACCTTGGCTGCCGGCCAACGTGGTGCTGATTCCCGGACCGACGCTCTCAGAACCTCAGCATcctgcctgtcccccaccccccccatcTGGGTTCTCCGAGGCCACCACCGGTGTGCGGGTTCTGTGGCCAGAGGTTCGTCCTGCCTTCTGGGACCTGCTTGATGGCCCCAGGGGCTCTCTCCATGCCCCTCTGCTCGGCTCTCTCCCAGGGCCTGCTCTTCGGGCCCTCGTCCCAGGACAGGCCTGCCGCCCTCCTCCAGCTTGTCCCGGCTCTCCGCACTCCCGCTCTGCCTTCTCTGAGTGGACACAGTGCGTCCTCCAGCCCGAGGGTCCCCATCTCTGAGGTGGGCCCAATGTTTCCCTCCCCGGGAGCTCTCTGCCCGCCTCTCCACTGGCACCTGTCCACGCAGCCCCTGCTCCAGGGTGCTCACGGCAGTGCTGGCTCCCCTGCCGTGCCCTCCACTGCCCGCCTCTCCACTGGCACCTGTGCACGCGGCCCGAGCAGCAGCCCCTGCTCCAGGGTGCCCACGGCAGTGCTGGCTCCCCTGCTGTGCCCTCCACTGCCCGCCTCTCCACTGGCACCTGTCCACACAGCCCGAGCAGCCCCTGCTCCAGGGTGCCCACGGCAGTGCTGGCTCCCCTGCCGTGCCCTCCTCTGCCCGCCTCTCCACTGGCACCTGTCCACGCAGCCCCTGCTCCAGGGTGCTCACGGCAGTGCTGGCTCCCCTGCCGTGCCCTCCACTGCCCGCCTCTCCACTGGCACCTGTGCACGCGGCCCGAGCAGCAGCCCCTGCTCCAGGGTGCCCACGGCAGTGCTGGCTCCCCTGCTGTGCCCTCCACTGCCCGCCTCTCCACTGGCACCTGTCCACACAGCCCGAGCAGCCCCTGCTCCAGGGTGCTCACGGCAGTGCTGGCTCCCCTGCCGTGCCCTCCACTGCCCGACACCTGCCTCTGAGCTGCTGTCCCGGGCTGTCTCTGTGCAGAGCGCCTTCCCAGACAAGACTGTCCTCTGTCCTCGCTAGCGACTAAGAGCAAGGACCTAGAGGGCCCTGGAAGCTCCAGCACACAGTGGGCTTATGACCTGAGAGCCCCACTGTTGAGGACCTTGGGGGGCTATTTGTCAGGGTGCCCCCGGGGTCAGTGTCCTTTGGGCTGGCTGCTCAGTCCCCGAGAGGGACCTTCGGTATCTGCTGTAAAGGTCAACATGCTGGAAGCCCGGCAGGGAGGGCTGGGGCCCCTGACCTGCTGTGTGGCGTCTGTGCAGCCCAGGGGCCCTAGGCTCTCTGTcctgggctgtgggctgtgggcgcACCGCCTCTCAGACGGCTGCCCAAGCCTCGTCAGAGCCCCCGCCCGGCCCCTGGTGCCAGGCCCCTGCAGCTGCCGTcctgggctgtgggctgtgggcgcACCGCCTCTCAGACGGCTGCCCAAGCCTCGTCAGAGCCCCTGTCCGGCCCCTGGTGCCAGGCCCCCGCAGCTGCCGTCCTGGGCTGCCCAGTTTGGTTTCCCCAGTGCTGGCTCAGAACCTCCTTTCTGACACCCGCTGTCCACACCGCTGTCCACTCTGCAGTCTGGACACTGTCCGGCTGCTGGCTCCTCGCGGCCCCCCTGCTCTGTCTCCGCTGAGGCCTGGCCACGGACCCCGTCCGTCGGGAGCCTCGGCACCGGCAGGGCCTCCAGCCCCGAAGACGTGCTCCCTGGCGCACAAATGAATAAGCAACGCAACTCGGCCACGCTGCGGACCCCTGCCAGCCGCCCCGCTGCCCGCTCAGGAGCTGGTGCGGGGCAGGGCGGACTGTCCCCGCAGCTGCCAAAGGACAGAGGACACGGCGCCCCTTCGCCCTCCCTGCGGGTGACCCGCTGCCGGTCATTCCCAGACTCTGCCCAGTTTGGCTCCAGAGCAGGAGGGAACAGAGGAGCTCCCCTCCCTCGAGGAAGGAAACCGTGGTGGTGACCGTCCCAGTCAGGTGGGCTGGGGCCGTCTGTGAGTCCCAGGAGGGCCCTGAGGACCTGCGGGACCCTGTGTGTTGGGTCCTGTGTCTGCTGAGAACCCCCAGGTGACTCAGCGCCCCAGGCAGGACAGGCCTCCCAGGAAGCTCCTTCCCCAGGCCCCTCCCGCCCCGCCTGCCACACCCGCTGCCGCCAGACCCCAACCCTCAGCCGCTGGGGAGGCTCAGGCACCGTGCCTGGCCTCTCCCACCACGAGCCCTAAGGTGGAGCTGAGCCCAGAGCACTGACTGCGAAGGCGGCGGCAGACGGGAGCCAGGGTACCTCCCTCTGCCGTCTCAGGGTCCGGGAGACCTGAGGCCCCCAGACCACCACCGACCCGGGGGACGCTGCAGCCGGGCTGCTGAGGTCacagctcctcctccagcaccGCACCTCGGAACCTCCCTGCCTGGCGGCCAGCAGCGCCGGCTGGGCAACACTCACTGTCTGGGCCAGGGCCTCGGCGGCCAGCTGTCCTCCCGCGACCAGGCCGAGCCGCCGTGAGCGAGCACAGGGCTGGACACACCCTCGGGCAGTAAAGGTAAGAAGGCCTCGGAATACCTAGACGTTTCTCACCGTCCAGTTTCTGCCGGTTAAGGGGGTTTGTGCCGTAGAGCAGGGTGTGGTAGAGCAGGGTGTGTGCCTCCGAATGCACCGTCTGCAGCTCCTCCGTCCGCAAGGGTGGCCTCCTGTCCGCGGACGCACTGCGGGGACACAACGCGAGAGGCCGCCCTCGTCTCCGTGCGCACGGGTGCCGGGAGCCTGGACCGCACGTGCGCAGGAGCCGGGAAGTACTTGGTTATTGCAGGACAGAAAGCAAACGTTACCCAACAcggtatttaaaaaacattttagaacatttcagagGGTTTACACTTCAATTGTAACTTTGAAAACGTTTAGAGGGTCAACTGGCCTCCAGTGCTTTGACCTCCGCTGTCACGCAGgtgacgccccccccccctcgtcacgaccttgccccctccccaggctCTGTGAGGGGCCTGCCGAGGGCAGCGCTCAGGggtaggaggtgggggtggggagggaggagtgctGGGAAGAGGCCTCCTTCTTGTGAGCCCATAGATACCTCACGTCAGTCTTAGATCTTCGTTTGCCTGTCTGTATTTTGAGTTGGTTTAGAAATTCCTCAAATCAAGACTCCAGGGCTGCTTTCAGATTTCCCCaataattaacataaaatttactattccTTAACTAAACAACATTTATTCAACCTTTTAGCAAAAAGGGGGTTCAACATTCTACAGCAGAGTGGCTTTCTgaggggcagagggacaggaggAGGCCCTGGTGGTGGTGCCCAGAGGACTTTCTGAGCAGCAGGCCAGCAGCCGCTCTCGCCCCGGAGCCTCTGGGGTCTGGAGCTGCTCTGGGCAGAGCGCCCCAAGACCCTGCGGAGGTGGGGAGAGCAGAGGGCACCTGCGAGCCGCCCGTCTCTGAGGCCAGGCCCCAGCGTGGAAGGCATGAGCTCCTAGGAGCGTCCTCCCACGCACGTCCCCCAGCACTGTGCTGGGCCCGCCTGACGTGGCACTCGAGGGGGAGCCAGCCCCACAGGAGCCCACGGCCGTCCCCGGGAGCCGGAGGCCCCACAGGAGCCCACGGCCGTCCCCGGGAGCCGGAGGCCCCACAGGAGCCCACGGCCGTCCCCGGGAGCCGGAGGCCCCACAGGAGCCCACGGCCGTCCCCGGGAGCCGGAGGCCCCACAGGAGCCCACGGCCGTCCCCAGGAGCCGGAGGCCCCACAGGAGCCCGTGGCCGTCCCCGGGAGCCGGAGGCCCCACAGGAGCCCACGCCGTGGAGCCAGAGGCCCCACAGGAGCCCGCGGCCGTCCCCGGGAGCCGGAGGCCCCACAGGAGCCCACGCCGTGGAGCCAGAGGCCCCACAGGAGCCCGCGGCCGTCCCCGGGAGCCGGAGGCCCCACAGGAGCCCACGCCGTGGAGCCGGAGGCCCCACAGGAGCCCGCGGCCGTCCCCGGGAGCCGGAGGCCCCACAGGAGCCCGCGGCCGTCCCCGGGAGCCGGAGGCCCCACAGGAGCCCACGCCGTCCCCGGGAGCCGGAGGCCCCACAGGAGCCCACGCCGTCCCCGGGAGCCGGAGGCCCCACAGGAGCCCACAGCCGTCCCCGGGAGCCCGCCCCACAGGAGCCCACGCCGTCCCCGGGAGCCGGAGGCCCCACAGGAGCCCGCGGCCGTCCCCGGGAGCCGGAGGCCCCACAGGAGCCCGCGGCCGTCCCCGGGAGCCGGAGGCCCCACAGGAGCCCGCGGCCGTCCCCGGGAGCTGGAGGCCCCACAGGAGCCCATGGCCGTCCCCCCCGGGAGCTGGAGGCCCCACAGGAGCCCGCGGccgtgtcccccccccccggagcTGGAGGCCCCACAGGAGCCCGTGGCCGTGTCCCCCCCCCGGAGCTGGAGGCCCCACAGGAGCCCGCGGCCGTGTCCCCCCCCCCGGGAGCCGGAGGCCCCACAGGAGCCCACATCGTCCCCGGGAGTTGGAGGCCCACAGGAGCCCATGGCCGTCCCCGGGAGCTGGAGGCCCCAACTAGGAGACCGAGGAATCCCTCTAACCTGTCCTGCAGGGGCCGACTCCTATACCCGTGTCCAGTGCTGGGCCCTGTGCTCTGCCGCCCAGGGAGCCACGCGGGAGGAAGAAGTGAGGGGTAATGACAGGGACCTGGCAGTCCCTTGGACTGAGTGACCACGTATCACCCTGAGCCAGGAGGCAGCCTGAGGCTAACGTCTCACACACCAAGGGTGCACCCACGTGGGTCCCTAATGCGTGCTGTATGGGGGCCACAGGTGTCAGCTCAGTCTCCTCCCAACCATCCTGCCGACTGGGGTCTGAGCCCATGACCCACAGGCCCGTCACCCTTGGAACCAGAGTCCTACAGATCTGGGGCCCCTGCTGCCAACGGCCGGGACAGGTCAGCGCCCCCCATGGTGCCAAAGAAGGTGGGGGAGACGGGTCTTTGTCTCCATGTTTTCACGTCTCACCCCACCTTGCAAAGTTGCTTTTCTGCTGAGAAACTACCACAGAGACTTCTGGCCTCAGAGACCCTCCTGGGGACAAGGTGGGGGTAGGAAACTGGTCACGGGACTTGAAGACGCCCCAGCAGCCCTgagcaggaggagcagggcagGTTACAGCCACATCTGCTGTGCGGTGCTGCCCCCCAGTGGTGAGCTCCGGCTGGTCGGAAGCCGGTGCCATGCTCCACTCCTCACCGGCAGGGGTCACCATCCTCCCCAGACGGCTCTCCAGGACAGGCTCCTGACAGGGCCTCTGGGCCTCTTTCCCTCCAAGAACCATGTGTCACAAAAGCTCTGTAAGGACGGGAGACTTGAGCCCCTGAATAGTCAGTCTAGCTTCTAGAGGAGCAGGTGGACTGTGCAGGGAAGTGTGGGGGGGACCCAGGCGGGGACTCAAGCAGGGTTCTGGATGGGCTGGCTCTCCACGACGTCCCTACCCCGGCTGTGACACACGGTGCCAACCGCAGAGCCATGATGCAGGGATGTGGATGGTTTGTCATTGACTGCAAGGGACCAGCTCTCAGGGTCACCGCGGAGCCATGATGCAGGGATGTGGATGGTTTGTCATTGACCGCAGGGGACCAGCTCTCAGGGCCACCGCGGAGCCATGATGCAGGGATGTGGATGGTTTGTCATTGACCACAGGGGACCAGCTCTCAGGGCCACCGCGGAGCCATGATGCAGGGATGTGGATGGTTTGTCATTGACTGCAGGGGACCAGCTCTCAGGGTCACCGCGGAGCCATGATGCAGGGGTGTGGATGGTTTGTCATTGACTGCAGGGGACCAGCTCTCAGGGCCACCGCGGAGCCATGATGCAGGGGTGTGGATGGTTTGTCATTGACCGCAGGGGGCCAGCTCTCAGGGTCACCGCGGAGCCATGATGCAGGGATGTGGATGGTTTGTCATTGACTGCAGGGGACCAGCTCTCAGGGCCACCGCGGAGCCATGATGCAGGGGTGTGGATGGTTTGTCATTGACTGCAGGGGACCAGCTCTCAGGGCCACCGCGGAGCCATGATGCAGGGATGTGGATGGTTTGTCATTGACTGCAGGGGACCAGCTCTCAGGGCCACCGCGGAGCCATGATGCAGGGGTGTGGATGGTTTGTCATTGACCGCAGGGGGCCGGCTCTCAGGGTCACTGCGGAGCCATGATGCAGGGGTGTGGATGGTTTGTCATTGACCGCAGGGGACCGGCTCTCAGGGTCACTGCGGAGCCATGATGCAGGGATGTGGATGGTTTGTCATTGACTGCAGGGGACCAGCTCTCAGGGCCACCGCAGAGCCGTGATGCAGGGGTGTGGATGGATTGTCATTGACTGCAGGGGGCCAGCTCTCAGGGTCACTGCGGAGCCGTGTGGCCCTTAGTGTTGCGGGGACTCCCAATGTGTGTGGGGGAATGCAGCAGGTCCCACTGAATGGGTGCTGGGGGTCCAGGACCACTGTCCCAGAGCACCCTGGGAGGTGGGTGCTGCCAGTCCCCTCCACAAAGGATGCCGAGGGGCCCCGAATTGGGGGCCTTCCTCGTGCACACTGGCAGGGCCTCCTGAGAGCTCACCACCCCCAGAGGACCGTACcaccgggcagggcagggcaggggatggctcctggtGGAAGTGCTCTTCCCCCGGAAGGACACAAGAACTTCCTTCAGTCAGCACAGGGCCTTCCTGTCCTCACGGCCCGGGGCCCACTGCCGCCACCCAAGGGCTGGGCTCCCGCTGAAGGCGAGGAGGTGGGGACCCCTGTGACTGAGGGCAGCCTGGCCTCCATCCCTTATCCTCAGCAGTGAGGACCGAGGACCAGCAGAACCCTCTCCTTCCACTCAGAGGGCGGGGAGTGCTGTGCTCGTGAACCCAATGCTGACCAGGCTAGAACCTGCTCCGCACACTACCCGCTGCCCTGTGCGAACTGGATTTGGAGGGGTACCCCAAACATGACACTCTCCGTGCCCTGGGAGAAGCTTCCAGAATATTCGAGAGAGAGAACACTGAAGGAAAGGCCCCAGGCTCCCTCCCCTGTGGGCCTCCCTTCCTGCCCGCAGCCGAGCCTAAAGGTGTGCACCTGTGCTGCCTGCTGGGCAGCTCCGCCTGGACTGGCTCCTCCACGAAGGACCAGAAGGAAGAGGGCAGCCATGGGGTCCAGCAAGAGTGTGCTGGGAGCAGCGTGCCAGCGGGTGTGGGACAGAGGGGGCTCTCCTCCAGGGAGGAGCACAGCCCCAGGCACCTTCCAGAGCGCCGGCCTGGACACGCTCATTGCCAGTCCCCATCGTGGAAACGGCACAGGCGCCTGCCCGCACTGCTCGGCACAGCCCTGCACTGGGGGGACCCAAGCACTTCGCATTTGCCTCGAAGCCCGGTCTCCTGCAGCCGGGACCAGATGCTCTGGATCCTGCCGGCGTGCTCTGGGTGGCTGTTGCTGTTCCCGCAGGCGCGCTGGTGCTTCAGCATCAGCGTGTCGTAGACCAGGCCTACACTACAGCGGGCACACACGCAGTCAGAGCAGCAGGGGCTCTGCCGCAGGCCACCCAGCAGCCTGGAGGGCGCACACCGCCACTCCCCGGAGGGGGACAGAGGCTTGCGGCTCAGCCGGCCCTGCAGGACAGTCCCCACGAGAGCCGGTTTACCGGAACCCTCAGCTGCAGCTCAGAGAAAGGGCGCTGAGGCCCGGCTGAGCAGGCGGCCTGGGCCGCGGCTGTGGCACACATCCGCCCAGCGGTCCAGCTGACAGCACCTGCGGGGGGCGGCGCCCAGAGTTGcctgcggggggcggggggagcaggCGGCCTGGGCGGTGGCTTTGGCACACACATCCGCCCAGCAGTCCAGCTGACAGCACCTGCGGGGGGCGGCGCCCAGAGTTGCctgcgggggcgggggaggaggggggagcaggagacAGGAGGGAGGCCCACCCTGAGGGCTCAGCTCTCGGGCTGCACTCCGGGCGGTATTCGTGTTGCAGAGGACCATGGTGACATCCAGAAATGAGATTCTGGTCCCCAAATCCAGGGTATCCGCCAGAGACCACCCTCTGGAGCAGCAGTCCGAGTGGACTGAGAAGGGTCTGAGGCTCCTGGGGTTTAGTGGGGAGACAGGCCGGGTCTCTGCTCTGAGCTGTGCTAGGGGGTTCACCCGGCCAGTGGCCAAGGCTTCGTCCTGTCAGGAAGGGCCAGCAGCTGACTACGGGCACCTGCGCCCTCTCTGGTTCCCTTTCTGAGAAGCAACaatttaatttct
The sequence above is drawn from the Saccopteryx bilineata isolate mSacBil1 chromosome 5, mSacBil1_pri_phased_curated, whole genome shotgun sequence genome and encodes:
- the LOC136306420 gene encoding collagen alpha-1(I) chain-like, encoding MEVPPSLYRGHCKKTATVNQQRPWAGMRSLRTGSQNQQTKTDPACAQGASQNQQTRTDPACAQGASQNQQTRTDPACAQGASQNQQTRVDPACAQGASQNQQTRGLLFGPSSQDRPAALLQLVPALRTPALPSLSGHSASSSPRVPISEPEQPLLQGAHGSAGSPAVPSSARLSTGTCPRSPCSRVLTAVLAPLPCPPLPASPLAPVHAARAAAPAPGPGALGSLSWAVGCGRTASQTAAQASSEPPPGPWCQAPAAAVLGCGLWAHRLSDGCPSLVRAPVRPLSGHCPAAGSSRPPCSVSAEAWPRTPSVGSLGTGRASSPEDVLPGAQMNKQRNSATLRTPASRPAARSGAGAGQGGLSPQLPKDRGHGAPSPSLRGPGDLRPPDHHRPGGRCSRAAEVTAPPPAPHLGTSLPGGQQRRLGNTHCLGQGLGGQLSSRDQAEPPVASCPRTHCGDTTREAALVSVRTGAGSLDRTTVLGPPDVALEGEPAPQEPTAVPGSRRPHRSPRPSPGAGGPTGAHGRPREPEAPQEPTAVPGSRRPHRSPRPSPGAGGPTGARGRPREPEAPQEPTPWSQRPHRSPRPSPGAGGPTGAHAVEPEAPQEPAAVPGSRRPHRSPRRGAGGPTGARGRPREPEAPQEPAAVPGSRRPHRSPRRPREPEAPQEPTPSPGAGGPTGAHSRPREPAPQEPTPSPGAGGPTGARGRPREPEAPQEPAAVPGSRRPHRSPRPSPGAGGPTGAHGRPPRELEAPQEPAAVSPPPGAGGPTGARGRVPPPELEAPQEPAAVSPPPGAGGPTGAHIVPGSWRPTGAHGRPRELEAPTRRPRNPSNLSCRGRLLYPCPVLGPVLCRPGSHAGGRKSYRSGAPAANGRDRSAPPMVPKKDAEGPRIGGLPRAHWQGLLRAHHPQRTVPPGRAGQGMAPGGSALPPEGHKNFLQSAQGLPVLTARGPLPPPKGWAPAEGEEVGTPVTEGSLASIPYPQQ